A genomic region of Thermogemmatispora onikobensis contains the following coding sequences:
- a CDS encoding Vgb family protein translates to MGGDGPAAHRSIGAAGAPGGQSSRAWQPFYVFPARSRWLSWLLLLLLVALSACSGSSTASGQPPAAATTVVPTLLSRPGTLPALIQMGTFHEYALTRHSEGDMLMRPAIDQQGRVWFGVMASNRIAVFDPQRASWQTVTPPRGRGGLMGLIVAPDGSLWFAEQYANYIGHYLPRLGRFQLYPLPTVSAPDPAHKGKQLTLPVAPNELLMDRQGLIWFTEMNADALGRLDPATGELRQYPLSARHTAQQLNPYGLAIDAQGNLWFTESSQNRIGYLDPRTGRLTTFPTPDPGAMPMEIAVDRQGQVWITTFAHNLLLRFNPASHQFTRYAVPTPDGSSGGLYGLAPDESGGVWVTVAAANALAHLLPEQQRFLYYPVPTANSFPFGIAVANRQQVWFTEAGANQLGLLTPT, encoded by the coding sequence TTGGGTGGGGATGGGCCTGCTGCTCATCGAAGTATCGGCGCAGCTGGAGCACCTGGAGGACAATCGTCCCGAGCCTGGCAGCCTTTCTATGTCTTCCCCGCCCGCAGCCGTTGGCTCTCCTGGCTGCTGCTTCTCCTGTTGGTGGCCCTGAGCGCCTGCAGTGGCTCCTCGACCGCCAGCGGTCAGCCCCCTGCCGCTGCGACGACGGTCGTACCCACCCTGCTGAGCCGTCCAGGGACGCTGCCGGCCCTGATCCAGATGGGGACCTTTCATGAGTATGCGCTGACACGTCATTCCGAGGGCGACATGCTCATGCGGCCTGCTATCGATCAGCAGGGGCGCGTCTGGTTTGGAGTAATGGCCAGCAATCGCATTGCGGTCTTTGATCCCCAGCGAGCCAGCTGGCAGACAGTAACTCCTCCCCGCGGACGGGGTGGGCTGATGGGCCTGATTGTGGCTCCCGATGGCTCGCTGTGGTTCGCGGAACAGTACGCCAACTACATTGGCCACTACCTGCCCCGTCTTGGCCGCTTCCAGCTCTATCCCTTGCCTACGGTAAGCGCCCCTGATCCGGCCCATAAGGGAAAGCAGCTGACCTTGCCAGTGGCGCCCAATGAGCTGCTCATGGATCGGCAAGGCCTCATCTGGTTCACTGAGATGAATGCCGATGCCCTGGGACGTCTCGATCCCGCAACCGGTGAGCTGCGCCAGTACCCCCTCTCCGCACGTCATACCGCCCAGCAGCTGAACCCCTATGGCCTGGCGATCGATGCCCAGGGCAACCTCTGGTTCACAGAATCGAGCCAGAATCGCATTGGATACCTTGACCCCCGCACTGGCAGGCTGACTACCTTCCCGACACCCGATCCAGGGGCAATGCCGATGGAGATTGCTGTCGACCGGCAAGGTCAGGTCTGGATCACCACCTTTGCTCACAATCTCCTGCTCCGCTTCAATCCTGCCAGCCACCAGTTTACTCGCTACGCTGTCCCGACCCCCGATGGTTCGTCGGGGGGCCTCTACGGCCTCGCTCCAGATGAGAGCGGAGGCGTCTGGGTAACGGTAGCAGCGGCGAATGCCCTGGCGCACCTGCTTCCTGAGCAGCAGCGCTTTCT
- the mtaB gene encoding tRNA (N(6)-L-threonylcarbamoyladenosine(37)-C(2))-methylthiotransferase MtaB, translated as MSLSERGPATFAIATLGCKVNQADSEAISEQMHAAGFVQQDFNEPADVYIVNTCTVTHLGDRSSRALIHQVQRRRPDALLVVTGCYAEANPQAVAALPGVDLVVGNSGKTSLVEAIRQRLREGKEAAEHGATTVVPGYQQERRGSGRTLPMLPLDSYHIGSDWTPDEEPLPENADSLSALTLPEHWRPPFSRTRAQIKVQDGCDNRCTYCIVPYVRGGSRSRSIASVVEQVRRKARAGYKEVVLTGVHLGDYHPPENPQQDLGHLLAALLGETPIPRIRVSSLEPEDFRLEWLELWENPRLCRHLHLPLQSGSDAVLRRMGRRYTTERYRTIVTTARRLIPDIAVSTDIITGFPGESEEDFAQTYALAAELGFARCHVFRFSPRQGTPAARMSSQVKEEVKKARSERMLALAGELSRQFRSRFLGQAVQVLLEQRKQGYWEGLTDTYVRVEVEQLPEAETRNWQNTFVTVRLEQLTEDGARGMFLGEVA; from the coding sequence ATGAGCCTTTCAGAGCGCGGACCGGCCACATTCGCTATCGCAACGTTAGGCTGCAAGGTCAATCAGGCCGATAGCGAGGCAATCAGCGAGCAGATGCACGCTGCCGGCTTTGTACAGCAAGATTTCAACGAGCCGGCAGATGTCTATATCGTCAATACCTGCACAGTGACCCATCTGGGGGACCGCAGTTCGCGGGCCTTGATTCATCAGGTACAGCGTCGCCGGCCTGACGCCCTGCTGGTGGTGACAGGTTGCTATGCCGAAGCCAACCCCCAGGCAGTGGCCGCACTGCCTGGCGTCGATCTGGTGGTCGGCAATAGCGGCAAGACTTCCCTGGTGGAGGCTATTCGTCAGCGCCTCCGCGAGGGCAAGGAGGCCGCTGAGCATGGTGCTACCACGGTGGTGCCCGGCTACCAGCAAGAGAGGCGTGGCTCGGGGCGGACGCTGCCCATGCTGCCACTCGATAGCTACCACATTGGCAGCGACTGGACTCCTGATGAGGAGCCGCTTCCCGAGAACGCCGATAGCCTGTCAGCGCTAACGTTGCCTGAGCACTGGCGCCCTCCCTTCTCGCGCACACGGGCGCAGATCAAGGTCCAGGATGGCTGTGATAATCGCTGCACATACTGTATCGTCCCATATGTACGCGGTGGATCGCGCAGTCGCAGCATCGCCTCAGTTGTCGAGCAGGTCCGGCGCAAGGCCCGCGCTGGCTACAAGGAGGTGGTTCTGACCGGCGTCCATCTGGGTGATTATCATCCCCCGGAGAATCCGCAGCAGGATCTTGGCCATCTACTGGCGGCCTTGCTAGGCGAGACCCCAATCCCCCGCATTCGCGTCTCTTCGCTGGAGCCGGAGGATTTCCGCCTGGAGTGGCTGGAGCTGTGGGAGAATCCGCGCCTCTGCCGCCATCTCCATCTTCCCTTGCAGAGCGGCTCGGATGCTGTCCTGCGCCGCATGGGGCGCCGCTACACGACCGAGCGCTATCGCACAATCGTCACGACGGCCCGTCGCTTGATCCCAGATATTGCCGTGAGCACCGATATTATCACCGGCTTTCCAGGAGAGAGCGAGGAGGACTTCGCCCAGACATACGCGCTTGCCGCTGAGCTGGGCTTCGCTCGCTGTCATGTCTTTCGCTTTTCGCCGCGCCAGGGTACCCCGGCAGCGCGTATGTCTTCCCAGGTGAAGGAAGAGGTAAAGAAGGCGCGGAGCGAGCGAATGCTGGCGCTGGCGGGGGAGCTATCCCGCCAGTTCCGCAGCCGTTTCCTGGGCCAGGCCGTTCAGGTCCTGCTCGAGCAGCGCAAGCAAGGCTACTGGGAGGGGCTGACCGATACCTATGTGCGCGTCGAAGTGGAGCAACTGCCGGAGGCCGAGACGCGCAACTGGCAGAATACCTTTGTGACGGTCCGCCTGGAGCAACTGACCGAAGACGGGGCCCGTGGGATGTTCCTGGGGGAGGTCGCTTAG
- a CDS encoding DUF2085 domain-containing protein, protein MAVNQGVSPLPQSLARPAPMPHRRRPSRLNALVDGLGSWLLRYWAAMVTALLGSIVLLALSVPFLFYFGLDTLARPIYFALHLICAQIPSHSFYIFDHPLGMCERNFSIYASMFVGSLLFVLSKRRLPGIPWWLWALTLVPIALDGFTQMFGWRESTPLLRVLTGTIFGLGNVLFVLPLIERNLVVTPEMSAALQLRRSLASQSFASLVPAGPGSVSAPAVVNGQAPAPASRSATLPAPVSQTVSSRPTVPLPQQQSAGESSALRHEPEACP, encoded by the coding sequence ATGGCCGTCAATCAGGGAGTCTCTCCACTCCCTCAGTCGCTCGCTCGCCCTGCTCCCATGCCCCACAGACGTCGCCCGAGCCGCCTGAACGCGCTGGTTGACGGTCTGGGGTCCTGGCTGTTGCGCTATTGGGCTGCTATGGTGACCGCCCTGCTGGGAAGCATTGTGCTGCTGGCGCTGAGTGTGCCTTTTCTCTTCTACTTTGGCCTGGATACACTCGCTCGTCCCATCTACTTTGCTCTGCACCTCATTTGCGCTCAGATACCATCACACTCCTTTTACATCTTCGATCATCCACTGGGGATGTGCGAGCGCAATTTTTCCATCTATGCATCGATGTTCGTCGGGTCGCTGCTCTTTGTCTTGAGTAAGCGTCGCCTGCCTGGCATTCCCTGGTGGCTCTGGGCGTTGACACTGGTGCCAATTGCCCTCGATGGCTTTACGCAGATGTTCGGCTGGCGTGAGAGCACTCCCCTGCTGCGCGTGTTGACGGGGACCATCTTCGGCCTGGGCAATGTGCTCTTTGTGCTGCCGCTGATCGAGCGCAACCTGGTCGTCACTCCCGAGATGAGCGCGGCCCTGCAGCTGCGCCGCTCGCTGGCCTCCCAGTCTTTCGCCTCGTTGGTGCCTGCCGGGCCTGGTTCTGTCAGTGCTCCTGCCGTTGTCAATGGACAGGCCCCAGCACCTGCCTCCAGGTCAGCAACGCTTCCGGCTCCCGTCTCGCAGACGGTGAGCAGCCGGCCCACGGTGCCGCTGCCGCAGCAGCAGAGTGCGGGCGAGTCAAGCGCCCTCCGGCACGAGCCGGAGGCCTGTCCCTGA
- a CDS encoding glutaredoxin family protein — protein MSRQKQQPSPQVTFYTKAGCHLCDEAREMLEEIASQVDFDLAEIDIRGNPELFELYRYRIPVIIVDGRILEGRIEFRDLLRAFHLP, from the coding sequence GTGAGTCGGCAGAAGCAGCAGCCCTCGCCACAGGTGACCTTCTATACGAAAGCTGGCTGCCACCTGTGCGACGAGGCTCGCGAGATGCTCGAGGAGATCGCTAGCCAGGTCGACTTCGATTTGGCCGAGATCGATATTCGCGGCAACCCTGAGCTGTTCGAACTGTACCGCTATCGCATTCCGGTGATTATTGTTGATGGGCGGATTCTGGAAGGACGCATTGAATTCCGCGATCTGCTGAGAGCCTTCCACTTGCCCTGA
- a CDS encoding RNB domain-containing ribonuclease — MATNAAERDRGSKSFSERALAEARAAASRVPALLEGRPPVKGITIDGPASRDLDDALWLEPLPTGGALLQISIADVASLLTPQLTPTLEREARERAFTRYYSNHTVPLLPRLLSEEHLSLLADQRRPAVTLTLPFDATWQPGEPRLGLTCLVNVKRLSYAEADALLNEPDHPLGSMLHALYRLAEQLFQLRRARGSLALYDLHRGWATSEEGFLLRLSSEQRHRSYFLVQECMILANQLFAQLLAQRGLPALYRNHCSKPIAPAGEALREMLETALLRPDHVRPEQVSATIQLVVERATYAPTLRGHFGLQLPAYLHLTSPLRRYADLINQRILLSFVQGESRKSLPAREELEEIASHLNEVERSLKAAKPAYFLSLYEQQLHQQVEEALAQGGESSRPLAGLDARRFHSLVRIAAQSQLLPPVIEAEILARLQEDALGPHDLFTLLFRFPTAGQSWERVKRAALSFLCRQPQHAISLLAMGQQILGWEAPTYEEQTLFSNEGQPCFTACAGLRLTDQSYRSATYQAQRKDRARQLASADLLVRVSGLGLEESAPLLQALSGSRCLSPAGGEQRREQEEREEQAEQERQGGEDQGPESLPAEGNYKGTLQELAHGHRWGTPLYRLLTHRGPAHAPLFTAECELTIAGERYSACGHGSSRARAEQAAARNLLLRLPLPPEQRQALLGPSERSAMRLLNELLQRQHIERAEYTYVQRGTPQEPLFTCTCTVTLPSGETHTAAAQGKTKRAAARAAALKMLKALRTPMDEQGFENH; from the coding sequence ATGGCAACGAACGCAGCAGAGAGAGATAGAGGCAGTAAAAGCTTTTCGGAGAGAGCCCTGGCTGAGGCCAGAGCAGCCGCCAGTCGGGTTCCAGCCCTCCTGGAGGGGCGTCCACCGGTCAAAGGGATTACTATTGATGGGCCGGCCTCGCGCGACCTCGATGATGCTCTCTGGTTGGAACCCCTGCCCACAGGGGGCGCTCTCCTGCAAATCAGCATCGCCGATGTCGCCTCGCTGCTCACCCCTCAGCTCACGCCGACGCTGGAGCGCGAGGCGCGAGAGCGGGCCTTTACACGCTATTACTCCAATCACACTGTGCCACTCCTGCCGCGCTTGTTGAGCGAGGAGCATCTCAGCCTGCTGGCGGATCAGCGGCGTCCCGCGGTGACCCTCACCCTGCCCTTCGACGCCACCTGGCAACCAGGCGAGCCTCGTCTCGGTCTCACCTGTCTTGTGAATGTCAAACGCCTCTCGTATGCGGAGGCTGATGCCCTGCTGAACGAGCCTGATCATCCCCTTGGGTCGATGTTGCATGCTCTCTATCGCCTTGCCGAGCAGCTCTTTCAGCTGCGGCGTGCCCGTGGCTCCCTGGCTCTCTACGACCTGCATCGGGGCTGGGCCACCAGCGAGGAGGGTTTCCTTCTTCGCCTCAGCAGTGAGCAGCGGCATCGTTCCTATTTCCTGGTGCAGGAGTGCATGATTTTGGCCAACCAGCTCTTTGCCCAGCTCCTGGCTCAGCGCGGCCTGCCCGCTCTCTACCGTAACCACTGCTCCAAGCCAATTGCCCCCGCGGGAGAGGCCCTGCGCGAGATGCTCGAGACAGCCCTGCTGCGGCCCGACCATGTCAGACCAGAGCAGGTCAGCGCCACTATCCAGCTGGTGGTTGAACGCGCCACCTATGCGCCGACCCTGCGCGGGCACTTCGGCCTCCAGCTGCCGGCCTATCTGCACCTGACCTCGCCGCTGCGACGCTATGCCGACCTGATCAATCAGCGCATCCTGCTCTCCTTTGTGCAGGGCGAGAGCCGCAAGTCCCTCCCGGCGCGGGAGGAGCTGGAGGAGATTGCCAGCCACCTCAACGAGGTTGAACGCAGCCTGAAGGCGGCCAAACCAGCCTACTTCCTATCGCTCTACGAGCAGCAGTTGCACCAACAGGTTGAGGAGGCGCTTGCTCAAGGAGGAGAGTCTTCCCGCCCTCTGGCCGGGCTTGATGCGCGACGCTTTCACAGCCTCGTGCGTATCGCGGCGCAATCGCAGCTGCTGCCGCCTGTCATTGAAGCAGAGATTCTGGCCCGTCTGCAGGAAGACGCTCTCGGTCCTCATGACCTCTTTACGCTGCTGTTTCGTTTCCCAACTGCCGGTCAGAGCTGGGAGCGTGTCAAGCGCGCTGCCCTCTCCTTCCTCTGTCGCCAGCCGCAGCACGCCATCAGCTTGCTGGCCATGGGCCAGCAAATACTAGGCTGGGAGGCCCCAACCTACGAGGAGCAGACCCTGTTCAGCAATGAGGGACAACCCTGCTTCACGGCCTGCGCCGGCCTGCGCTTGACTGACCAGAGCTATCGCTCGGCGACCTATCAGGCTCAACGCAAAGATCGGGCGCGTCAACTGGCCAGTGCTGATCTGCTAGTCAGAGTGAGCGGCCTCGGGTTGGAGGAGAGCGCCCCCCTGCTGCAGGCGCTTTCCGGCTCGCGCTGTCTCTCTCCTGCAGGTGGAGAACAGCGTAGGGAGCAAGAGGAACGGGAAGAACAGGCGGAGCAGGAGCGGCAGGGAGGAGAGGATCAAGGGCCGGAGTCCCTGCCCGCTGAGGGGAACTACAAAGGCACTTTGCAGGAGCTGGCACATGGTCATCGGTGGGGAACACCGCTCTACCGCTTGCTTACTCATCGTGGACCGGCGCATGCCCCTCTCTTTACGGCAGAGTGTGAGCTGACCATCGCTGGCGAGCGCTACAGCGCCTGTGGTCATGGCTCAAGCCGGGCACGTGCCGAACAGGCCGCTGCCCGCAATCTCTTACTGCGCCTGCCTCTTCCTCCGGAGCAGCGCCAGGCGCTGCTAGGACCGTCTGAGCGCTCGGCGATGCGTCTGCTGAACGAGCTGCTCCAGCGCCAACATATCGAGCGGGCCGAGTATACCTATGTGCAGAGGGGAACGCCGCAAGAGCCGCTCTTCACCTGTACCTGCACGGTCACTTTGCCTTCCGGGGAAACGCACACGGCAGCCGCTCAGGGAAAGACCAAGCGTGCCGCGGCCAGAGCGGCTGCCCTGAAGATGCTCAAAGCCTTGCGCACCCCTATGGATGAGCAAGGCTTTGAGAACCACTGA
- a CDS encoding OsmC family protein, producing the protein MSTSATVNGVDTAAIAALRTKLQNEPAAGDTLWRAEVTWRGGFLNEIRIRDLPPSYADEPKALGGSDTAPNPVEQLLGALGSCLAIGYTANAALRGIQIQELRVELEGHIDLPVFLGLQEGHAGYTGIEVRVHLKADAPQEVLEELHRHVLQTSPVGQTIEKAIPLHATLLSD; encoded by the coding sequence GTGAGTACATCTGCGACGGTCAACGGCGTCGATACTGCTGCCATCGCAGCCCTGCGTACGAAACTGCAAAACGAGCCAGCGGCCGGTGATACGCTCTGGAGAGCCGAGGTGACCTGGAGAGGGGGCTTTCTGAATGAGATTCGCATTCGCGACCTGCCTCCCAGCTACGCTGACGAGCCGAAGGCACTGGGCGGCAGTGATACCGCCCCCAATCCGGTAGAGCAGCTGCTCGGCGCATTGGGAAGCTGCCTGGCCATTGGTTACACAGCCAACGCGGCTTTGCGCGGCATCCAGATTCAGGAGTTGCGTGTTGAACTCGAGGGCCACATCGATTTACCCGTATTTCTGGGCCTACAGGAAGGGCACGCCGGCTACACTGGGATCGAGGTGCGTGTCCATCTGAAGGCTGATGCCCCGCAGGAAGTGCTTGAAGAGCTTCATCGGCATGTACTGCAGACTTCACCAGTGGGGCAGACGATCGAGAAGGCTATTCCCCTACACGCCACGCTTCTCTCCGACTGA
- a CDS encoding cellulose binding domain-containing protein, with protein MRSIGRSRLLLIGLTVVVVCSLVAGLVSRARVSYAASYCQVTYTITSQWPGGFGANIVIQNTSGSAWTSWTLTFTFPAAGQSVTQGWNGTFSQSGQNVTVTNASWNGNVPANGTVTPGFNGTWTTSNPVPTTFAVNGTACNSGGNATATPGSSPTPTAGTTPSPTPTPTPALTPTATASTTPTPGIPGLPTTSLPLDGVHTGNATWFSGVGSPYGGCGVPDGYIDSSYYVALNVQNTPGDYSTYLSRPISAQNASKIGVFDNGLNCGRWVRVTIGAYCTGINDGAPNQSFCRNGSWVNDQYTGATLDLVVADSCQDGNAWCRDDPYHLDIVQRALNQFQLNGQPVGNMYPNAWNNRQISWQFIPAPNYTGDIHIAFLQGANPYWSAISITHLANGIHGVDYYQNGSWVHAQMDADMGNDYVILPTTPGGSQYAIRVYDATNQLINNGRIYYFSYPSSCGSSCPSAYIPVTYTTG; from the coding sequence ATGAGGAGTATTGGACGCTCGCGCCTCCTATTGATCGGCCTGACCGTCGTCGTCGTCTGCTCGCTGGTAGCCGGTCTAGTCAGCCGGGCCAGGGTCAGCTACGCCGCTTCGTACTGTCAGGTCACCTACACTATTACCAGTCAGTGGCCCGGCGGTTTCGGGGCCAACATCGTCATTCAGAACACGAGTGGCTCCGCCTGGACCAGCTGGACCCTGACCTTTACTTTTCCGGCGGCGGGCCAGAGTGTCACCCAAGGCTGGAATGGAACCTTCAGCCAATCGGGGCAGAATGTGACTGTCACGAATGCCAGCTGGAACGGGAACGTCCCAGCGAACGGGACAGTTACCCCTGGCTTCAACGGCACCTGGACCACCAGTAACCCCGTGCCGACCACCTTCGCGGTGAACGGTACTGCCTGCAACAGCGGTGGCAATGCGACAGCCACACCGGGCAGCAGCCCGACGCCCACCGCAGGCACGACCCCCTCTCCTACGCCGACCCCCACGCCGGCCTTGACGCCGACAGCTACGGCGAGCACCACGCCAACGCCGGGCATTCCCGGCCTTCCGACCACTTCCCTGCCGCTGGACGGCGTGCATACGGGAAATGCGACCTGGTTCTCTGGAGTGGGAAGCCCCTATGGCGGCTGCGGCGTACCCGATGGCTACATCGATTCGTCTTACTATGTGGCCCTCAACGTGCAAAATACGCCGGGCGACTACAGTACCTATCTCTCGCGTCCGATCTCGGCCCAGAATGCCAGTAAGATCGGCGTCTTCGACAACGGCCTGAACTGTGGGCGCTGGGTGCGCGTGACCATCGGAGCCTACTGCACTGGCATCAACGACGGTGCACCCAATCAGTCCTTCTGCCGCAATGGCAGCTGGGTCAACGACCAGTACACGGGAGCCACGCTTGACCTGGTGGTGGCCGATAGTTGCCAGGATGGCAATGCCTGGTGCCGCGACGATCCCTATCATCTGGATATTGTCCAGCGTGCCCTCAACCAGTTCCAGCTCAATGGCCAGCCGGTGGGCAATATGTATCCTAACGCCTGGAACAACCGCCAGATCAGCTGGCAGTTCATTCCCGCGCCCAACTATACGGGCGATATCCATATCGCCTTCCTGCAGGGGGCTAATCCCTACTGGTCGGCCATCTCCATCACCCACCTGGCCAATGGCATCCACGGCGTCGACTACTATCAAAACGGAAGCTGGGTCCACGCCCAGATGGACGCCGACATGGGCAACGATTACGTGATCCTGCCCACAACGCCAGGAGGCAGCCAGTATGCTATCCGCGTCTATGATGCCACCAACCAGCTGATCAATAACGGGCGCATCTACTACTTCAGTTATCCCAGTAGCTGCGGCTCGTCCTGCCCAAGCGCCTATATCCCTGTGACCTACACGACAGGCTAG
- a CDS encoding OsmC family protein — protein sequence MPLTMTARLRLQENMTFLAETARGKQLRLSAAAEEGGTEVELRPMELLPLALGACTGITVLSILRKKRLQITSYEVVVHSERAEHHPRVFTAFHVEHCIAGVALGQEVIERAIELSETKYCPVSAMLRAVAPITHSVTLLTSTEP from the coding sequence ATGCCACTGACTATGACAGCGCGACTGCGCTTGCAGGAGAACATGACCTTTCTGGCGGAGACAGCCAGGGGAAAGCAGCTGCGGCTGTCAGCCGCAGCTGAAGAGGGAGGAACAGAGGTGGAGCTGCGCCCGATGGAGCTGCTACCGCTGGCTCTGGGGGCCTGCACTGGCATCACGGTTCTGTCCATTCTACGCAAAAAACGTCTGCAAATTACCTCTTATGAGGTCGTTGTCCATAGTGAGCGGGCAGAGCACCATCCACGTGTCTTTACCGCCTTTCATGTGGAACATTGTATCGCAGGCGTTGCTCTTGGGCAGGAGGTGATTGAACGCGCTATTGAACTCAGCGAAACGAAATATTGTCCTGTGAGTGCGATGTTGCGGGCAGTGGCCCCGATCACTCACAGCGTGACGCTTCTGACCTCCACCGAGCCGTAG
- a CDS encoding helix-turn-helix domain-containing protein: protein MDRHLEVEELLTISEVAQLLRVDATTVRRWVKEGLLEGVRLPRASQRQSYRIKRSTLERLLGEGQK, encoded by the coding sequence ATGGATCGACATCTGGAAGTGGAAGAACTGCTCACAATCAGCGAAGTCGCACAGCTCTTGCGGGTCGATGCTACCACGGTTCGGCGTTGGGTGAAGGAGGGTTTACTGGAGGGGGTGCGCCTGCCTCGGGCCAGCCAGCGTCAAAGTTATCGTATTAAGCGCTCAACGCTGGAACGGCTCTTAGGAGAGGGACAGAAGTA